A window of Candidatus Deferrimicrobiaceae bacterium contains these coding sequences:
- a CDS encoding PTS sugar transporter subunit IIC, translated as MALRFLLAALLGGICYLDRTAGPQVMLHRPLIAGSIAGAIFGDFFAGATAGAILELLYIARLPVGASIPPDDTGAAIFAGAGAATAATAVGSEIHYAVLAALLLLSVPCAETGKVADRFVRRINGRIAHLTIDAVDRGDVAAVDHGLVAGFTLFAAVGVGMSLLFAGLGVAAGHWIPAVLSPGEGAGFARMFPLLPLLGAASVLSCTRSERSAVAFYVSMAAAFAVVLAWRWWMR; from the coding sequence ATGGCCTTGCGATTCCTCCTTGCCGCCCTCCTGGGCGGAATCTGCTATCTCGACCGGACGGCGGGGCCCCAGGTCATGCTGCACCGGCCGCTCATCGCCGGCAGCATCGCGGGCGCGATCTTCGGCGATTTTTTCGCGGGCGCCACCGCGGGCGCCATCCTCGAGCTGCTCTACATCGCCCGTCTTCCCGTGGGGGCGTCGATCCCGCCCGACGACACGGGGGCGGCCATCTTCGCCGGCGCGGGGGCCGCGACGGCCGCGACCGCGGTCGGCTCCGAGATCCATTACGCGGTATTGGCCGCGCTGCTGCTGCTGTCGGTCCCCTGCGCCGAAACGGGCAAGGTCGCCGACCGCTTCGTCCGCCGCATCAACGGCCGGATCGCCCATCTGACGATCGACGCCGTCGACCGGGGTGACGTCGCCGCGGTCGACCACGGTTTGGTCGCAGGCTTCACCCTGTTTGCCGCCGTCGGCGTCGGAATGTCCCTCCTTTTCGCCGGGCTCGGGGTGGCCGCCGGGCACTGGATTCCCGCCGTCCTCTCTCCCGGGGAAGGGGCGGGTTTTGCCCGGATGTTTCCGCTGCTCCCGCTGCTGGGGGCCGCCTCCGTCCTTTCCTGCACGCGAAGCGAGCGGAGCGCGGTGGCGTTCTACGTGTCGATGGCGGCCGCCTTCGCAGTCGTCCTCGCCTGGCGCTGGTGGATGCGGTGA
- a CDS encoding PTS system mannose/fructose/sorbose family transporter subunit IID translates to MSGSTLPASVRRAVWRRQFLVQGCWNYEGMQNVGFAYSILPALKHIYADRPEDLTRAIKRHLEFFNTQPAMGSVILGAAVSLEQRVAAQEEDPRSIGTFKVGLMGTLGAIGDAYFWGALKPLASVAGAILAFIHPLLGIAALLAIYNFSHLIVRSRGFAAGIAGQEKAVEFLKGAGFKLRTEDRKTAAAVLGGIYGALGVAGAIGAGVSWLATVLCFAGAVLLVNLFTLMFRKAVSPSELLLLLLLVGLLLVRR, encoded by the coding sequence GTGAGCGGCAGCACGCTTCCGGCATCGGTCCGCAGGGCGGTCTGGCGGCGGCAATTCCTCGTCCAGGGCTGCTGGAACTACGAAGGGATGCAGAACGTCGGCTTCGCCTACAGCATCCTGCCCGCGTTGAAGCATATATACGCCGACAGGCCCGAAGATCTCACCCGGGCGATCAAGCGGCATCTTGAATTTTTCAACACCCAGCCGGCGATGGGCAGCGTCATCCTCGGGGCGGCGGTCTCCCTCGAGCAGCGTGTCGCCGCGCAGGAGGAAGATCCGCGGTCGATCGGAACCTTCAAGGTCGGCCTCATGGGGACGCTCGGCGCGATCGGCGACGCCTATTTCTGGGGCGCGCTGAAGCCGCTGGCCTCCGTGGCCGGGGCGATCCTGGCGTTTATCCACCCGCTCCTCGGTATTGCGGCGCTGCTGGCGATCTACAACTTTTCCCACCTGATCGTCCGCTCGCGGGGGTTCGCGGCCGGGATCGCAGGCCAGGAAAAAGCGGTCGAATTCCTCAAGGGGGCGGGGTTCAAGCTGCGGACCGAGGACCGCAAGACGGCCGCCGCGGTGCTCGGGGGGATCTACGGCGCCTTGGGCGTCGCGGGCGCCATCGGCGCGGGCGTCTCGTGGCTTGCGACCGTCCTCTGCTTCGCGGGCGCCGTCCTTCTGGTGAATCTGTTCACGCTCATGTTCCGCAAGGCGGTTTCGCCTTCCGAATTGCTGTTGCTGCTGCTGCTCGTCGGCTTGCTGCTGGTCCGGCGCTGA